A single genomic interval of Fusarium verticillioides 7600 chromosome 8, whole genome shotgun sequence harbors:
- a CDS encoding polygalacturonase, whose translation MVRNIAIAALLPAAWALPSSSLQERDACTVTDYSGLATAVSSCTNIVLAGFQVPTGKQLDLSKLKAGTTVTFKGKTTFATTADNDFDPIVISGSGITITGASGHVIDGNGQAYWDGEGSNNKDNPKPDHFIVVKKTTGNSKITNLNIQNWPVHCFDITGSSQLTISGLILDNRAGDKPNAKSGSLPAAHNSDGFDISSSDHVTLDNNHVYNQDDCVAVTSGTNIVVSNMYCSGGHGLSIGSVGGKSDNVVDGVQFLNSQIVNSENGCRIKSNSGTTGTINNVTYQNIALTNISKYGVDVQQDYLNGGPTGKPTNGVKISNIKFTKVTGTVASSAQNWYILCGDGSCSGFTFSGNAITGGGKTSSCNYPSNTCPS comes from the exons ATGGTTCGAAACATCGCTATCGCGGCCTTGCTCCCAGCTGCCTGGGCTCTGCCGTCAAGCTCT CTCCAGGAACGAGATGCTTGCACCGTGACTGACTACTCCGGCCTCGCCACCGCCGTCTCATCCTGCACAAACATCGTGCTCGCCGGCTTTCAAGTCCCGACAGGCAAGCAACTTGATctatccaagctcaaggctggcacAACCGTCACTTTCAAGGGCAAGACC ACTTTTGCCACCACTGCTGACAACGACTTTGATCCTATCGTCATCAGTGGGAGTGGTATCACCATAACTGGTGCATCTGGTCATGTCATTGACGGCAACGGTCAAGCGTACTGGGACGGCGAAGGTtccaacaacaaggacaacCCCAA GCCTGACCACTTCAtcgttgtcaagaagaccaccGGCAACTCAAAGATCacaaacctcaacatccagAACTGGCCCGTTCACTGCTTCGACATCACCGGCAGTTCACAATTAACCATCTCAGGGCTAATTCTTGACAACAGAGCCGGTGACAAGCCAAATGCCAAGAGCGGTAGCTTGCCCGCTGCGCATAACAGCGACGGTTTCGACATTTCGTCCAGCGACCACGTCACTCTGGATAATAACCATGTTTATAACCAGGATGATTGCGTTGCCGTCACTTCTGGTACCAACATCGTTGTTTCAAACATGTATTGCTCCGGCGGTCATGGCCTTAGTATCGGATCTGTTGGTGGAAAGAGCGACAATGTCGTCGATGGTGTTCAGTTCTTGAACTCGCAGATTGTGAACAGTGAGAATGGATGTCGCATCAAGTCCAACTCTGGAACAACTGGCACG ATCAACAACGTTACCTACCAGAACATTGCTCTtaccaacatcagcaaatACGGTGTCGATGTCCAGCAAGATTATCTCAACGGCGGTCCTACTGGAAAGCCCACCAACGgagtcaagatcagcaatATCAAGTTCACCAAGGTTACTGGAACCGTggccagctcagctcagaACTGGTATATTCTGTGCGGTGATGGTAGCTGCTCTGGATTTACCTTTTCAGGAAACGCTATCACCGGCGGCGGCAAGACTAGCAGCTGCAACTATCCTAGCAACACTTGCCCCAGCTAG